A window from Saccharomyces cerevisiae S288C chromosome XIII, complete sequence encodes these proteins:
- the UBX4 gene encoding Ubx4p (UBX domain-containing protein that interacts with Cdc48p; involved in degradation of polyubiquitinated proteins via the ERAD (ER-associated degradation) pathway; modulates the role of the Cdc48p-Nplp-Ufd1p AAA ATPase complex in delivery of misfolded proteins to the proteasome; protein abundance increases in response to DNA replication stress; human ortholog ASPSCR1 partially complements the yeast null mutant), with amino-acid sequence MPMVTVKYNFQLFKCKVSLNSTLNDVLHQSIQFFQLHTSSNDWSLIHLDKPVPLDLPWRLLNLPTGVNLELSKSSNFPVANKTNREDIPFNTIKIRFQIPGRDSVVKEMPSDQPIAPILRQMSGAAGDDFKIQVFSKIIEFKTIKDENLTLENLGIQEPSSVRLIFNNTSHSEGISANSAIHPKQTPPTMTNPETVASLPPHELHKPSVFLPSDEPLAVIKDQIEDEEDYELTVEQAKKYQKMLSSKAGTLGGPILTKRLREQSANNLPKKNKAISECLLRVKFPDRSHIQIAFKPNEDMRTVYNVVSQFLIDENMPFTLNQSHPFKPLAKDDKKLLDDLEFGSKTMLLFETNSNSNGPLIKAHLLEDAQKITHETRTTPSVNTINKSNPQGPSDNATSIKKTLNRVPKWMKLSKK; translated from the coding sequence ATGCCTATGGTTACCGTGAAGTATAACTTCcaacttttcaaatgtaaAGTTTCGTTGAATTCAACACTAAACGATGTGTTACACCAATCCATACAATTCTTTCAACTGCACACCTCGTCAAACGACTGGTCATTGATACATTTGGATAAACCGGTGCCATTAGATTTGCCATGGAGGCTTCTAAACTTACCAACGGGTGTCAACTTAGAATTATCTAAAAGTAGTAATTTTCCGGTGGCGAATAAGACCAACCGCGAAGATATTCCATTCAATACGATCAAAATACGGTTTCAAATCCCAGGAAGAGATTCCGTGGTTAAAGAAATGCCATCTGACCAACCAATTGCCCCTATCTTGCGACAGATGAGCGGCGCTGCGGGAGATGATTTTAAGATCCAGGTCTTTTCCAAGATAATAGAGTTCAAAACAATTAAGGATGAGAATTTGACTCTCGAAAATTTAGGGATTCAGGAGCCTTCGTCAGTTAGATTGATTTTTAATAATACATCTCATTCTGAGGGCATTAGCGCTAATAGCGCTATTCACCCAAAACAAACTCCCCCTACGATGACGAACCCGGAAACGGTTGCTTCACTACCACCTCACGAACTACATAAACCTTCTGTGTTTTTGCCCTCGGATGAGCCATTAGCAGTTATCAAGGATCAAATcgaggatgaagaagattatGAATTGACAGTAGAACAAGCCAagaaataccaaaaaatgttaTCATCGAAGGCTGGTACTTTGGGTGGTCCTATTTTGACAAAGAGACTTAGAGAGCAATCAGCCAACAACttgccaaagaaaaataaggCTATATCTGAGTGTTTGCTGAGAGTCAAGTTCCCCGATAGAAGCCATATTCAAATAGCATTCAAACCCAATGAAGACATGCGTACAGTTTATAACGTCGTGTCGCAGTTCCTGATCGATGAGAACATGCCTTTTACGTTAAACCAATCTCATCCTTTCAAACCCTTGGCTAAAGACGATAAGAAGCTACTGGATGACCTGGAATTTGGCTCTAAAACAATGCTgctttttgaaacaaattcaaattctAATGGCCCATTAATAAAGGCTCATCTTTTGGAAGACGCACAAAAAATCACACACGAAACGAGGACAACCCCATCAGTTAATACGATAAATAAATCCAATCCACAGGGCCCTTCTGATAACGCTACAAGTATCAAAAAGACTTTAAATAGAGTACCTAAATGGATGAAATtaagtaaaaaataa
- the ABF2 gene encoding DNA-binding protein ABF2 (Mitochondrial DNA-binding and packaging factor; mtDNA maintenance factor involved in mitochondrial DNA replication and recombination, regulating mtDNA copy number in opposition to DPI34; HMG1 DNA-binding protein family member containing two HMG-boxes; activity may be regulated by protein kinase A phosphorylation; ABF2 has a paralog, IXR1, that arose from the whole genome duplication; human homolog TFAM can complement yeast abf2 mutant, rescuing the loss-of-mitochondrial DNA phenotype), translating to MNSYSLLTRSFHESSKPLFNLASTLLKASKRTQLRNELIKQGPKRPTSAYFLYLQDHRSQFVKENPTLRPAEISKIAGEKWQNLEADIKEKYISERKKLYSEYQKAKKEFDEKLPPKKPAGPFIKYANEVRSQVFAQHPDKSQLDLMKIIGDKWQSLDQSIKDKYIQEYKKAIQEYNARYPLN from the coding sequence atGAACAGTTACAGCCTATTAACTAGATCTTTCCACGAATCTTCTAAGCcccttttcaatttggcTAGCACCTTGTTGAAGGCTTCCAAGAGAACGCAGCTTAGAAATGAATTGATAAAACAGGGTCCTAAAAGGCCCACATCTGCTTATTTCTTATATTTGCAAGACCACAGAAGTCAATTCGTTAAGGAAAATCCAACCTTACGTCCTGCTGAAATCAGCAAGATTGCCGGTGAAAAGTGGCAAAATTTAGAGGCTGatataaaggaaaaatacatttctgaaagaaaaaagttgtaTTCTGAATACCAAAAGGCGAAGAAGGAGTTTGACGAAAAACTTCCTCCAAAGAAACCAGCAGGACCCTTCATTAAGTATGCCAATGAAGTTCGTTCGCAAGTTTTTGCACAACATCCTGACAAGTCTCAATTGGATCTAATGAAAATTATCGGAGATAAATGGCAATCCTTGGATCAAAGCATTAAGGACAAATACATACAAGAGTACAAAAAAGCTATCCAAGAATATAATGCTCGCTACCCTCTCAACTAG
- the NAT4 gene encoding N-terminal L-serine N(alpha)-acetyltransferase NatD (N alpha-acetyl-transferase; involved in acetylation of the N-terminal residues of histones H4 and H2A) — MRSSVYSENTYNCIRTSKEHLTERRRVAMAPMFQHFLNLCVEKFPESIEHKDTDGNGNFTTAILEREIIYIPEDDTDSIDSVDSLKCINYKLHKSRGDQVLDACVQLIDKHLGAKYRRASRIMYGNRKPWKANKLAEMKSAGLVYVCYWDNGVLGAFTSFMLTEETGLVEGDALHEVSVPVIYLYEVHVASAHRGHGIGRRLLEHALCDGVARHTRRMCDNFFGVALTVFSDNTRARRLYEALGFYRAPGSPAPASPTIRHTRHGGGRVVVPCDPLYYVYCLHMP; from the coding sequence ATGCGTTCTTCGGTATATAGTGAGAACACTTACAACTGTATACGAACATCGAAGGAGCACCTAACAGAAAGAAGGAGGGTCGCCATGGCGCCAATGTTCCAACATTTCTTAAACTTATGCGTGGAAAAATTTCCTGAATCCATCGAGCACAAGGATACAGATGGAAACGGTAACTTCACCACCGCTATTTTAGAAAGGGAGATTATCTACATCCCCGAAGATGACACTGACAGTATTGACAGCGTTGACAGCCTCAAGTGTATAAACTACAAGCTGCACAAATCTCGCGGCGACCAAGTGCTGGACGCCTGTGTGCAATTGATAGACAAGCACCTGGGCGCCAAGTATCGCCGGGCCTCGCGCATTATGTACGGCAACAGGAAACCATGGAAGGCAAACAAACTCGCAGAGATGAAAAGCGCCGGCCTTGTGTATGTCTGTTACTGGGACAACGGCGTGCTAGGTGCATTTACTTCATTCATGCTTACAGAGGAGACGGGTCTCGTCGAAGGTGACGCTTTACACGAGGTTAGCGTGCCCGTGATATACCTTTACGAAGTACATGTAGCTAGCGCGCACCGCGGGCATGGAATCGGTCGGCGGCTACTGGAGCATGCACTGTGCGATGGCGTAGCTCGACACACCCGCCGCATGTGCGACAATTTCTTCGGTGTAGCACTCACCGTATTCAGTGATAACACTCGGGCCCGGCGACTATATGAGGCGCTTGGGTTCTACCGCGCTCCGGGATCACCCGCACCAGCATCACCCACAATTCGTCACACGCGACATGGTGGGGGACGTGTAGTCGTGCCCTGCGATCCGCTTTATTACGTATATTGCCTTCACATGCCGTGA
- the IRC21 gene encoding Irc21p (hypothetical protein; may be involved in resistance to carboplatin and cisplatin; null mutant displays increase in spontaneous Rad52p foci; contains a lipid-binding domain and binds cardiolipin in a large-scale study): MSSDGMNRDVSNSKPNVRFAAPQRLSVAHPAISSPLHMPMSKSSRKPLVRTKIRLDPGHSALDWHSLTSNPANYYTKFVSLQLIQDLLDDPVFQKDNFKFSPSQLKNQLLVQKIPLYKIMPPLRINRKIVKKHCKGEDELWCVINGKVYDISSYLKFHPGGTDILIKHRNSDDLITYFNKYHQWVNYEKLLQVCFIGVVCE; this comes from the coding sequence ATGAGTAGTGACGGCATGAACAGAGATGTTTCAAACTCGAAACCAAATGTCAGATTCGCTGCTCCTCAGCGACTAAGCGTTGCTCATCCTGCCATATCATCCCCGCTGCATATGCCCATGTCGAAGTCGTCAAGAAAGCCTCTTGTAAGAACCAAAATAAGACTAGATCCTGGGCACAGTGCTCTGGACTGGCACTCTCTAACCTCCAATCCAGCGAATTATTATACAAAATTCGTTTCGCTACAGCTTATCCAGGATTTACTCGATGATCCggtatttcaaaaagataaCTTCAAGTTTTCACCTTCACAACTGAAGAACCAATTGCTTGTCCAAAAGATACCCCTTTATAAAATAATGCCACCCTTAAGAataaacagaaaaatcGTAAAGAAGCATTGTAAAGGTGAGGACGAGTTATGGTGCGTTATAAACGGCAAAGTCTATGACATTTCTAGTTATTTGAAGTTCCATCCAGGTGGTACGGACATCTTAATAAAGCACCGTAATAGTGACGATTTGATTACATATTTTAATAAGTATCATCAATGGGTTAactatgaaaaattattacaGGTTTGTTTCATTGGCGTTGTATGCGAATAA
- the TVP18 gene encoding Tvp18p (Integral membrane protein; localized to late Golgi vesicles along with the v-SNARE Tlg2p; may interact with ribosomes, based on co-purification experiments; may have a role in intracellular sterol transport) has translation MALSLGQFINVGGMVKDLKSFNFSVYGRWFGYINIILCIALGIANLFHVSGVIAFGIISIIQGLVILFIEIPFLLKICPLSDNFIEFIKRFETNGWRCLFYLAMAIIQYISIAVMATSLIVVAVGLTISSISYAVAYTKHQEFQNTNIIKNPTDDDFPHEAVVREML, from the coding sequence ATGGCTTTAAGTTTAGGACAGTTCATCAATGTGGGTGGTATGGTGAaggatttgaaaagtttcaaCTTTAGCGTATATGGTAGATGGTTTGGATATATCAACATAATCTTGTGTATTGCACTCGGGATAGCGAATCTGTTCCACGTTAGTGGGGTGATAGCTTTTGGTATCATTAGTATAATCCAAGGGTTAGTGATCCTATTCATTGAAATAccatttttgttgaaaatctGTCCCCTTAGCgataatttcattgaatTCATCAAGagatttgaaacaaatGGATGGAGATGTCTTTTCTATCTAGCAATGGCGATAATCCAGTATATTTCCATTGCAGTGATGGCTACGAGTCTAATTGTGGTAGCTGTCGGGCTAACGATATCGTCAATCAGTTATGCGGTAGCATATACTAAACACCAAGAGTTCCAGAATACGaacattatcaaaaatcCTACAGATGACGATTTCCCTCACGAGGCCGTTGTTAGAGAGATGTTGTAA
- the SDD2 gene encoding Sdd2p (Protein with homology to human PDCD5; PDCD5 is involved in programmed cell death; N-terminal region forms a conserved triple-helix bundle structure; overproduction suppresses lethality due to expression of the dominant PET9 allele AAC2-A128P; overexpression promotes H2O2-induced apoptosis; YMR074C is not an essential gene; protein abundance increases in response to DNA replication stress), translating into MDPELQAIREARLAQLKNNSGGTNGDRNSGANNGGGENSAPVGAAIANFLEPQALERLSRVALVRRDRAQAVETYLKKLIATNNVTHKITEAEIVSILNGIAKQQNSQNNSKIIFERKDFSEDLNSFDKQNAKNDDDEDDDDFFD; encoded by the coding sequence ATGGACCCAGAGTTACAAGCTATTAGGGAAGCCAGATTGGCTCAGTTGAAAAACAACAGTGGGGGTACCAACGGCGATAGAAATAGCGGTGCTAATAATGGTGGAGGTGAAAATTCCGCTCCCGTTGGTGCAGCTATTGCAAATTTCTTGGAGCCACAAGCTTTAGAAAGATTATCTCGAGTGGCCTTGGTCCGTAGAGACAGGGCCCAAGCAGTAGAGACATACTTAAAGAAACTGATTGCTACAAACAACGTCACTCATAAAATCACTGAAGCTGAAATTGTTTCAATCTTGAATGGTATCGCCAAGCAACAAAATTCACAAAATAACAGTAAGATTATCTTCGAACGGAAAGATTTCAGCGAAGATCTGAATTCATTTGACAAGCAGAATGCTAAAaatgatgacgacgaagatgatgacgacTTCTTTGATTAG
- the AVO2 gene encoding Avo2p (Subunit of TORC2, a regulator of plasma membrane (PM) homeostasis; TORC2 also regulates actin cytoskeletal dynamics during polarized growth and cell wall integrity; interacts with Slm1p and Slm2p, homologous PH domain-containing TORC2 substrates; PM retention is dependent on Avo3p), with protein sequence MLKEPSVRLREAIIEGNLLIVKRLLRRNPDLLTNIDSENGWSSLHYASYHGRYLICVYLIQLGHDKHELIKTFKGNTCVHLALMKGHEQTLHLLLQQFPRFINHRGENGRAPIHIACMNDYYQCLSLLIGVGADLWVMDTNGDTPLHVCLEYGSISCMKMLLNEGEVSLDDNVRDKGNWKPIDVAQTFEVGNIYSKVLKEVKKKGPPLGAGKKPSSFRTPILNAKATFEDGPSPVLSMNSPYSLYSNNSPLPVLPRRISTHTTSGNGGNRRSSITNPVFNPRKPTLSTDSFSSSSNSSSRLRVNSINVKTPVGVSPKKELVSESVRHSATPTSPHNNIALINRYLLPNKSNDNVRGDSQTATINDDGGGGNGGDATIGMGLRKDPDDENENKYKIKVNNGEPRRRVSLLNIPISKLRNSNNTRAED encoded by the coding sequence ATGTTGAAAGAGCCCTCAGTTCGCTTGCGGGAGGCTATTATTGAAGGCAATTTACTTATAGTGAAAAGATTATTGCGACGGAATCCGGATTTGCTAACCAACATAGACTCAGAGAACGGATGGAGTTCATTACATTACGCCTCATACCATGGAAGATACCTTATATGCGTGTATTTAATTCAGCTGGGGCACGACAAGCATGAACTAATAAAAACCTTTAAAGGAAACACCTGTGTGCATTTAGCATTAATGAAAGGGCACGAGCAAACCTTACATTTACTTTTGCAACAATTTCCGCGATTTATCAACCATCGCGGAGAGAATGGTAGAGCCCCCATCCATATAGCATGTATGAACGATTACTACCAATGTCTGAGTCTGTTGATAGGAGTTGGTGCTGATTTATGGGTAATGGACACTAATGGCGACACGCCGCTGCATGTATGCCTGGAGTATGGCAGTATAAGTTGTATGAAGATGCTTCTCAATGAAGGTGAGGTGTCCTTGGATGATAATGTCAGGGACAAGGGAAATTGGAAGCCAATAGATGTAGCACAAACGTTTGAAGTAGGtaatatatattcaaaagtgTTAAAAGAGGTGAAAAAGAAGGGGCCACCGTTGGGTGCAGGCAAAAAACCAAGTTCATTCAGAACTCCTATACTAAATGCGAAGGCCACTTTCGAGGACGGGCCTTCCCCAGTTTTAAGCATGAATTCGCCATATTCGCTCTATTCCAATAATAGTCCGTTGCCGGTATTACCAAGAAGGATATCAACGCATACAACAAGCGGTAACGGTGGGAATCGGAGGAGTTCTATCACAAATCCAGTATTCAACCCACGAAAACCAACCTTGTCTACGGACAGTTTTTCGTCAAGCTCAAATTCCAGCTCGAGACTAAGAGTGAACTCCATCAACGTCAAGACTCCAGTAGGTGTGTCGCCCAAGAAAGAGCTTGTATCTGAATCAGTACGACACAGTGCAACACCAACAAGTCCGCACAACAACATCGCGTTGATTAATAGATACTTGTTGCCTAACAAGAGCAATGACAACGTGAGAGGAGACTCACAGACAGCTACAATCAACGATGACGGTGGCGGCGGCAATGGCGGTGATGCCACTATAGGAATGGGACTAAGAAAGGACCCGGACGATGAGAACGAGAACAAGTACAAGATTAAGGTAAACAATGGCGAGCCGAGGAGACGAGTGTCACTTCTGAACATACCCATCTCAAAATTAAGAAATAGCAATAACACGCGTGCAGAAGATTGA
- the MOT3 gene encoding Mot3p (Transcriptional repressor, activator; role in adjustment to osmotic stress including modulation of mating efficiency; involved in repression of hypoxic genes by Rox1p, repression of several DAN/TIR genes during aerobic growth, ergosterol biosynthetic genes in response to hyperosmotic stress; contributes to recruitment of Tup1p-Cyc8p general repressor to promoters; relocalizes to cytosol under hypoxia; ethanol stress increases the frequency of [MOT3+] formation, while hypoxia eliminates [MOT3+]), with product MNADHHLQQQQQQRQQHQQQQHQQQQHQHQHQQQQHTILQNVSNTNNIGSDSLASQPFNTTTVSSNKDDVMVNSGARELPMPLHQQQYIYPYYQYTSNNSNNNNVTAGNNMSASPIVHNNSNNSNNSNISASDYTVANNSTSNNNNNNNNNNNNNNNIHPNQFTAAANMNSNAAAAAYYSFPTANMPIPQQDQQYMFNPASYISHYYSAVNSNNNGNNAANNGSNNSSHSAPAPAPGPPHHHHHHSNTHNNLNNGGAVNTNNAPQHHPTIITDQFQFQLQQNPSPNLNLNINPAQPLHLPPGWKINTMPQPRPTTAPNHPPAPVPSSNPVASNLVPAPSSDHKYIHQCQFCEKSFKRKSWLKRHLLSHSQQRHFLCPWCLSRQKRKDNLLQHMKLKHTNYLLDELKKNNIIFNYNNSSSSNNNNDNNNNNNSNSASGSGGAGAAAAAATAPENEDGNGYDTNIKTLINDGVLNKDDVKRVLNNLIVSHNK from the coding sequence ATGAATGCGGACCATCACCtgcaacagcagcagcaacagcgACAACAgcatcaacaacaacagcatcaacaacaacagcatcAGCATCAGCatcaacagcagcagcacACGATATTACAAAATGTGTCGAACACTAACAATATCGGCAGCGATTCGCTGGCGTCACAGCCTTTCAACACGACTACTGTTTCCTCTAACAAGGACGACGTTATGGTGAACTCTGGGGCAAGAGAACTTCCAATGCCCTTACATCAGCAGCAGTATATATACCCTTACTATCAGTATACAAGTAATAACagtaacaacaataatgtGACGGCTGGTAACAATATGTCTGCGTCGCCGATTGTCCataacaacagcaacaacagcaacaacagcaatatttctgcttctgaTTACACTGTCGCAAACAACAGTACtagcaataataacaataataataataataacaacaataataacaataatattCACCCAAACCAGTTTACTGCGGCCGCAAATATGAACTCAAATGCTGCAGCGGCTGCTTATTACTCCTTCCCCACTGCGAATATGCCAATACCGCAACAGGATCAACAATATATGTTCAATCCTGCTTCATACATAAGCCATTACTATTCAGCAGTTAACAGCAATAACAATGGTAATAACGCCGCTAACAATGGCAGCAACAACTCTTCTCACTCAGCCCCAGCCCCGGCCCCCGGTCCACCCCATCACCATCACCATCATAGTAATACACACAACAACCTCAACAATGGTGGTGCTGTAAATACAAACAACGCTCCTCAGCACCATCCAACGATAATAACGGATCAATTTCAATTCCAACTACAACAAAACCCTTCTCCAAATTTGAATCTCAATATTAACCCGGCACAACCTCTGCATCTACCTCCTGGTTGGAAAATAAACACTATGCCGCAACCACGTCCTACGACAGCACCTAACCATCCCCCTGCGCCGGTGCCTTCTTCGAACCCTGTGGCCTCGAACTTGGTTCCTGCCCCATCATCAGACCATAAATATATCCATCAATGCCAATTTTGTGAGAAgtctttcaaaagaaaatcatgGTTGAAAAGGCACCTATTGTCACACTCGCAACAAAGACATTTTCTATGCCCTTGGTGCTTAAGCAGGCAGAAGAGAAAAGATAATCTTTTACAGCATATGAAACTCAAGCATACAAATTATTTATTAGACGAACTCAAGAAAAACAACATCATCTTTAACTACAACAATTCTTCCTCCTCtaataataacaacgacaataataataataataacagcAATAGCGCTAGCGGCAGTGGCGGTGCCGGTGCCGCGGCggcagcagcaacagctCCCGAAAATGAAGATGGAAACGGTTACGATACAAACATCAAGACTTTAATCAATGATGGTGTACTGAATAAGGACGACGTTAAACGTGTTTTGAATAACCTTATTGTTAGTCACAACAAATAG